A genomic region of Arachis hypogaea cultivar Tifrunner chromosome 5, arahy.Tifrunner.gnm2.J5K5, whole genome shotgun sequence contains the following coding sequences:
- the LOC112802658 gene encoding protein NRT1/ PTR FAMILY 3.1, which yields MEHNENHHASATTKKGGLVTMPFIFANEVTEKLAVVGFGTNMISYLTTQLHMPLTKAANTLTNFGGTASLTPLLGAFISDAYVGKFWTITVASIIYQIGMISLTVSAVVPQLRPPPCKGEEVCQQANSGQLAILYVSLLLGALGSGGIRPCVVAFGADQFDESDPKQSTKTWGYFNWYYFVMGASILVAVTVIVYIQDNIGWGLGLGIPTVAMFLSIIAFIVGYPLYRNLDPSGSPFTRLVQVAVAAFRKRKIPNLPPAQCLYQNDELDASISLGGKLLHTEQMKFLDKATVVTEGDDTKSPNLWKLNTIHRVEELKSLIRMGPIWASGILLITAYAQQGTFSLQQAKTMDRHLTKTFQIPAGSMSVFTITAMLATTAFYDRVFIRIARRFTGLDRGISFLHRMGIGFVISTLATLVAGFVEIKRKKAAMAHGLIDHSSAIIPISVFWLVPQYGLHGIAEAFMSIGHLEFFYDQAPESMRSTAMALFWTSISLGNYVSTLLVTMVHKFTRGPNGSNWLPDNNLNKGKLEYFYWLITILQFLNLIYYIFCVKYYTYKPIQVHDKDSTSSEENQVELTTV from the exons ATGGAGCACAATGAAAACCACCATGCTAGTGCTACAACAAAAAAGGGAGGGCTTGTTACAATGCCCTTTATCTTTG CAAATGAAGTTACGGAGAAGTTGGCAGTGGTGGGATTCGGTACAAACATGATAAGCTACTTGACAACACAGCTTCACATGCCGTTAACCAAAGCTGCTAACACTTTAACAAACTTTGGTGGAACTGCAAGCTTGACACCATTGCTTGGTGCCTTCATTTCCGATGCCTATGTCGGAAAGTTCTGGACCATCACTGTCGCTTCCATAATATACCAAATA GGGATGATTAGCTTGACAGTATCAGCAGTGGTTCCACAGTTAAGGCCACCACCTTGCAAAGGGGAGGAGGTGTGCCAACAAGCAAACTCAGGACAGCTGGCAATCCTCTATGTCTCGCTGCTGCTTGGGGCCCTCGGGTCTGGTGGGATCCGACCCTGTGTAGTGGCATTTGGGGCCGACCAGTTCGACGAGTCGGACCCCAAGCAGTCAACGAAGACATGGGGTTACTTCAATTGGTACTACTTTGTCATGGGAGCGTCCATACTTGTCGCTGTAACGGTAATTGTGTACATTCAAGATAACATTGGGTGGGGTTTGGGCCTTGGGATCCCAACGGTTGCTATGTTCCTCTCAATTATTGCCTTCATTGTTGGCTACCCACTTTACCGGAACTTGGACCCGTCGGGCAGCCCGTTTACCCGACTCGTACAAGTTGCTGTGGCTGCGTTTCGCAAGCGGAAAATACCGAATTTGCCCCCCGCTCAGTGCTTGTACCAGAATGATGAACTCGATGCTTCGATTTCTTTGGGTGGGAAACTCCTTCACACCGAACAGATGAA ATTTCTGGACAAGGCAACCGTGGTGACAGAAGGGGATGATACAAAGTCACCAAACTTATGGAAGCTAAACACAATTCACAGGGTTGAGGAACTAAAATCTTTGATCAGAATGGGCCCAATATGGGCCTCAGGTATTCTTCTGATCACAGCCTATGCCCAACAAGGCACATTCTCCCTCCAACAAGCCAAAACAATGGACAGACACCTCACCAAAACCTTCCAGATCCCAGCAGGCTCCATGTCCGTCTTCACCATTACGGCCATGCTCGCCACCACAGCCTTCTACGATCGAGTCTTCATCCGTATAGCCCGCCGGTTCACCGGGCTTGACCGAGGCATCAGCTTCCTCCACAGGATGGGGATTGGGTTTGTGATCTCAACCTTGGCCACCCTAGTTGCCGGATTCGTCGAAATTAAGCGTAAGAAGGCCGCTATGGCCCATGGGCTTATTGACCATTCCTCTGCTATAATCCCTATTTCTGTATTTTGGCTTGTACCACAGTATGGGCTTCATGGAATTGCCGAGGCCTTTATGTCCATTGGGCACCTTGAGTTTTTCTATGACCAGGCTCCAGAGAGTATGAGAAGCACCGCTATGGCACTCTTTTGGACTTCCATTTCTCTTGGGAACTATGTGAGCACACTTTTGGTCACTATGGTCCATAAGTTCACTCGTGGGCCCAATGGGTCTAATTGGCTTCCGGATAATAACCTCAACAAAGGGAAGTTAGAGTACTTTTATTGGCTCATCACAATCTTGCAAttccttaatcttatttactaCATATTTTGTGTGAAATACTACACTTACAAGCCAATTCAGGTCCATGACAAAGATAGCACCAGCTCAGAAGAGAATCAAGTGGAACTTACCACTGTTTAA
- the LOC112802659 gene encoding heavy metal-associated isoprenylated plant protein 19 → MTEKYCCMILRINVDCNACCRKLRRIILRMKEIETHLIEKQQRRVCVCGRFDPAEVAIKIRKKMNRRVEILEVQDFEGGGEAENEQPEKAERAEPTERTDRPRVPMVVYPGQIPSYYPTMHVA, encoded by the exons ATGACTGAAAAG TATTGTTGCATGATTTTGAGAATCAATGTTGACTGCAATGCTTGCTGCCGAAAATTAAGGAGAATTATTCTAAGGATGAAAG AGATTGAGACCCATCTGATTGAGAAGCAGCAACGCAGGGTATGCGTATGTGGCAGATTTGATCCAGCAGAGGTTGCCATAAAGATAAGGAAGAAGATGAACCGTCGAGTTGAGATACTTGAAGTTCAAGATTTCGAAGGTGGCGGTGAAGCCGAGAACGAACAACCGGAAAAAGCAGAGAGAGCAGAGCCAACGGAGAGAACAGACAGACCTCGGGTTCCGATGGTGGTGTATCCTGGTCAAATCCCTTCATATTATCCAACCATGCACGTAGCATAG